A portion of the uncultured Draconibacterium sp. genome contains these proteins:
- a CDS encoding ATP-binding protein: protein MSLKILFRGKVLLAIIIFTTITCTGIIYTSIKSLRLDREHLALLELSKNIDLEISHSRIYLDDYFLFDDTLKKSAVLNCFTATNQYIISLDSLITDKYKGDREQLLQEALKSVNTQAKQLQRKISLFVQNDAIDFDIDILNHYHNFQLDHQDLLKKIDDYILHENISFKKRVFTLLLLTFFLLLVCIFLIQRIINSYNTIEKQQAIRSLEVEFKERKRIAADLHDGLGSILSSIALFIKLIEKDCKNNTENKSLSQVKELSEIALENLESTINNLNPSILNKYGLIKSLEILCDKINDIGEVSCTINATNEDMKFDPNIELNLYRICNELINNTLKHANASNLDIEIQQIKKTVMIVYRDNGIGFNPELISNTDEEKMGLRNIINRIESLGGKYRIDSEKGKGVEIMLSFKL from the coding sequence ATGAGTTTAAAAATATTATTTCGCGGGAAAGTCTTATTAGCCATAATTATTTTCACAACAATTACCTGTACAGGAATTATTTATACCTCCATAAAAAGTTTGAGGCTCGATCGCGAACACCTTGCATTACTGGAACTCTCAAAAAACATCGATCTGGAAATTTCGCATAGCCGAATATATTTAGACGACTATTTTTTATTTGACGATACGCTAAAAAAGTCAGCTGTTTTAAATTGCTTTACTGCCACAAATCAATATATCATTTCGCTTGATTCACTTATTACAGATAAGTATAAGGGCGACCGTGAACAGCTACTTCAGGAAGCACTTAAATCCGTAAATACTCAAGCCAAACAACTACAGCGTAAAATATCTCTGTTTGTGCAAAACGATGCAATCGATTTTGATATAGACATCTTAAATCATTATCACAATTTTCAGTTAGATCATCAGGATTTACTCAAAAAAATTGATGACTACATTCTTCATGAGAATATTAGTTTTAAGAAAAGGGTTTTCACTCTCCTATTACTGACTTTCTTTCTTTTACTGGTTTGTATATTTTTAATTCAGCGAATTATCAATTCATACAACACCATCGAAAAGCAGCAAGCAATCAGGTCACTTGAGGTTGAATTTAAAGAACGAAAAAGAATTGCAGCCGACCTCCACGATGGCCTGGGTTCTATTTTATCAAGCATCGCTCTTTTTATAAAACTCATTGAAAAAGATTGTAAAAATAATACTGAAAATAAAAGTCTTAGTCAGGTAAAAGAGCTGTCGGAAATAGCTTTAGAAAACCTCGAATCCACAATAAACAATCTAAATCCGTCTATCTTAAACAAGTACGGGCTCATAAAATCACTGGAAATTCTGTGTGATAAAATAAACGACATTGGAGAAGTTAGCTGCACTATTAACGCTACAAATGAGGACATGAAATTTGACCCCAATATTGAACTAAACCTTTACCGCATTTGTAACGAACTAATAAATAATACGCTTAAACACGCGAATGCATCAAATTTAGACATAGAAATTCAGCAGATAAAAAAGACAGTAATGATCGTGTATCGAGATAATGGAATCGGATTTAATCCGGAACTGATTAGTAACACTGACGAAGAGAAAATGGGCTTACGAAATATTATTAATCGAATAGAGTCATTAGGTGGTAAATATAGAATTGACAGCGAAAAAGGAAAGGGAGTAGAAATTATGCTGAGTTTTAAACTTTAA
- a CDS encoding LytTR family DNA-binding domain-containing protein gives MNCIILEKPHAQSLLRDMVNMVPYFHLVSYCSSVFDAYEILRRQKIDIIFVDTTLSKVSGTDFIKSLENKPLFVFVSDQPELAVEGYNLNALDFLLKPLRFDRFLKTANKAYELGSKEFKKAEIPADFEQQDTGPKTILVKTDYKTILIKLNNILYIEGLKDYIKIYTKENSKPVITLNSLKRLQQNLPAEKFSRVHKSYIVGLDHINAINKTQVMIKDKFIPIGESYRSVFSQKMEELRI, from the coding sequence ATGAATTGTATTATACTTGAAAAACCGCATGCACAAAGCCTTTTAAGAGATATGGTGAATATGGTGCCTTATTTTCACCTTGTATCTTATTGTTCATCAGTTTTTGATGCGTATGAAATTTTACGCAGACAAAAAATAGATATCATATTTGTTGATACTACCTTGTCCAAAGTGTCGGGAACCGATTTTATAAAAAGCCTTGAAAACAAACCATTATTTGTATTTGTATCCGATCAGCCAGAACTGGCTGTTGAAGGCTATAACTTAAATGCACTTGATTTTTTGTTGAAACCACTGCGTTTCGACCGATTTTTAAAAACGGCTAACAAAGCATATGAATTAGGTTCGAAGGAATTTAAAAAAGCCGAAATACCTGCTGATTTTGAGCAACAAGATACAGGACCAAAAACTATTTTGGTGAAAACCGATTACAAAACTATTTTAATTAAGTTAAACAACATTCTATACATCGAAGGATTAAAAGATTACATTAAGATTTATACAAAAGAAAACAGCAAACCGGTAATAACGCTTAATTCGCTAAAACGACTTCAACAAAATTTACCGGCCGAGAAGTTTTCGCGTGTACATAAATCATACATCGTCGGACTCGACCACATTAATGCAATAAACAAAACACAGGTAATGATTAAAGATAAGTTTATTCCGATAGGAGAGAGTTATCGTTCGGTATTTAGCCAAAAAATGGAAGAGTTAAGGATTTGA
- a CDS encoding glycosyltransferase family 39 protein has translation MKYIVLILLFGGILFFSFLGGTSVFQVAEARNAECAREMMENKEWVVPTFNGELRTDKPALEYYGMMAGYKLFGINEGGARFFSALCGLLVVLATFWMARRHWSEKAAWWAALSMLASMHVIIQFRLATPDPYLILCHTLSIYFFYEGWHSRRWKWFALMYIFLGLGIFAKGPVGLLLPGLTFLLFMLVTKTLTWKRLLELKPWWGVLLVAAVALPWYYAVHVKTGGEWTRAFFFEHNLNRFDSGLKGHRGPFVMPFVFVLAGMLPFSVFAIRAFKETWQQRKSNPLMMLAALSTLVVIGFYAVSQTKLINYTSPAYPFLGVMLGNTIATLSSKKVSLGKSRIETYIIVFMAMVVPIAVYFFAKNTAPLQNIGWIAWFMFLLPVGGLLALVLRKKSAEQGMLAIAAAFMLTTLIIFWKPFQAMDNQSPVQKYGAMVSAHKDVVAFKDYDDAFTFYAQKRIPVFQSKKKLKEYLAKHDDVLVLSRDRDLSYMNEFQNLECVGVDHDLFSRRSTGVYHEL, from the coding sequence ATGAAATATATTGTATTGATTCTGTTGTTTGGCGGAATATTGTTTTTCTCCTTTTTGGGAGGTACAAGTGTCTTTCAGGTGGCTGAAGCGCGAAATGCAGAATGCGCCCGCGAGATGATGGAAAACAAAGAGTGGGTAGTGCCAACTTTTAATGGCGAACTACGAACGGATAAACCCGCGCTGGAATATTACGGAATGATGGCCGGATACAAGTTGTTTGGTATTAATGAAGGAGGTGCACGCTTTTTCTCGGCACTGTGCGGTTTACTGGTAGTCTTGGCAACTTTTTGGATGGCTCGACGCCATTGGAGCGAAAAAGCAGCCTGGTGGGCAGCTTTAAGCATGCTGGCATCTATGCATGTTATTATCCAATTCCGGTTGGCCACACCCGATCCTTATTTAATCCTTTGTCATACACTTTCCATTTACTTTTTTTACGAAGGCTGGCATTCGCGCCGCTGGAAGTGGTTTGCGTTGATGTATATTTTTCTGGGACTAGGAATATTTGCCAAAGGTCCGGTTGGCCTGTTATTGCCGGGTTTGACTTTCCTGCTTTTTATGCTGGTTACAAAAACTCTTACCTGGAAACGTTTGCTGGAGTTAAAACCGTGGTGGGGAGTTTTGCTGGTTGCGGCAGTGGCTTTACCATGGTACTACGCTGTGCATGTAAAAACCGGTGGCGAATGGACACGAGCTTTCTTTTTCGAGCATAATTTAAATCGGTTTGATTCCGGATTAAAAGGACATCGAGGCCCATTTGTAATGCCTTTTGTATTTGTATTGGCAGGAATGCTCCCATTTTCGGTGTTTGCAATCCGTGCTTTTAAAGAAACGTGGCAGCAACGAAAAAGCAATCCGTTGATGATGTTGGCCGCTTTGTCGACATTAGTTGTAATTGGATTTTATGCGGTTTCCCAAACTAAACTGATAAACTATACTTCTCCGGCTTATCCTTTTTTAGGTGTAATGCTTGGCAATACCATTGCAACTCTAAGTAGTAAAAAGGTATCGCTTGGTAAATCGAGAATTGAAACATATATTATCGTGTTTATGGCAATGGTGGTTCCTATAGCAGTGTATTTTTTTGCTAAAAATACGGCACCACTTCAAAATATAGGATGGATTGCCTGGTTTATGTTTTTATTGCCCGTTGGTGGATTACTGGCCCTTGTGCTAAGAAAAAAATCTGCTGAACAAGGAATGTTGGCTATCGCTGCTGCTTTTATGCTAACAACCTTAATTATTTTTTGGAAGCCTTTTCAGGCAATGGATAATCAGTCGCCGGTTCAAAAATATGGAGCAATGGTTAGTGCGCATAAAGATGTAGTTGCTTTTAAAGACTATGACGATGCATTTACTTTCTATGCGCAGAAAAGAATTCCGGTTTTTCAATCAAAGAAAAAATTAAAAGAATACCTGGCGAAACATGATGATGTATTGGTATTAAGCCGTGATCGTGATTTGAGTTATATGAATGAATTTCAGAATCTTGAATGTGTTGGAGTAGACCACGATTTATTTAGCCGTCGTTCTACCGGAGTATACCACGAACTGTAA
- a CDS encoding kelch repeat-containing protein: MMKTGRSILLYFLFIGLATFVSCSDDDDDEITDGDWWEMSDFDGVPRSDAVSFVIDDIAYIGLGYDGDDRLSDFWKYDPVGNYWLKVATFPGAARNGAVAFSINGKGYVGTGYNGDDELNDFWEYNPENDEWTQKADFMGTPRYGAIGFAVDGQGYIGTGYDGNYLKDFFVYSPETDTWEQIISIGGSKRRDASCFVIDDKAYVMSGLDNGVYLDDLWEFDPSSGYWTEKREISDSNDDNSYDDEYLSIARMNGVGLSINGMGYLLTGSTGSMLSNIWEYDPQLDLWAEKTSIEGTTRTEAVGFAIGSYGYITTGRSSSYYFDDIWAFDPNKEYDEDN; encoded by the coding sequence ATGATGAAGACAGGAAGAAGCATTCTTTTATATTTTTTATTTATTGGTTTAGCAACCTTTGTTTCGTGTAGCGATGACGATGACGATGAAATTACAGATGGCGATTGGTGGGAAATGTCAGATTTTGATGGTGTACCCCGAAGCGATGCCGTTTCGTTTGTAATAGATGATATTGCATACATTGGACTTGGTTACGATGGCGACGATCGGTTAAGCGATTTTTGGAAATACGATCCGGTTGGCAATTACTGGTTAAAAGTGGCCACTTTTCCCGGAGCTGCTCGAAATGGTGCAGTTGCTTTTAGTATCAATGGAAAAGGATATGTAGGTACCGGTTATAACGGAGACGATGAATTGAATGATTTTTGGGAATATAATCCCGAAAACGATGAGTGGACGCAGAAAGCCGATTTTATGGGAACGCCGCGATACGGAGCAATAGGTTTTGCTGTTGATGGACAGGGCTATATTGGCACGGGCTACGATGGAAACTACCTGAAGGACTTTTTTGTTTATTCGCCCGAAACTGATACTTGGGAACAGATTATTAGTATAGGAGGATCGAAAAGAAGAGATGCATCGTGTTTTGTAATTGATGACAAAGCATATGTGATGTCAGGACTTGATAATGGTGTTTATCTGGATGATTTGTGGGAGTTTGATCCTTCGTCAGGGTACTGGACTGAAAAACGTGAAATTTCAGACAGCAATGACGATAATAGTTATGATGACGAATATTTATCAATAGCCAGAATGAATGGTGTTGGATTAAGCATAAATGGTATGGGCTATTTGTTAACAGGTAGCACAGGATCGATGCTAAGTAACATTTGGGAGTACGATCCACAATTGGATCTCTGGGCTGAAAAAACTTCGATTGAAGGAACAACACGAACGGAAGCTGTTGGCTTTGCAATAGGTTCATATGGATATATAACCACCGGGAGAAGTTCGAGTTACTATTTCGATGATATCTGGGCTTTTGATCCAAACAAAGAGTATGATGAAGATAATTGA
- a CDS encoding redoxin domain-containing protein has protein sequence MKQFTVTLLIVIFSVTSWAKDKKAPLIGDKAPSFTEKSTNGILNFPEDFGTNWKILFSHPLDFTAVCTSELCGLARNQEKLDELGVKVAVVSIDEVERHLLWKEFMERVLKEENNPTKIEYPIVADLSGEISKKYGMLHHSANDKRDVRGVFIIDPENTIQAISFYPMSVGRNMDEIIRTVEALQLTQSENVLTPLNWQPGDDVLVPHKPYTSDELEMNPELKEKYYNKGEYMWFKKMKKK, from the coding sequence ATGAAGCAATTTACAGTTACATTACTCATCGTAATTTTTTCCGTAACAAGTTGGGCAAAAGATAAAAAGGCACCTCTGATTGGAGATAAAGCACCATCATTTACCGAAAAATCAACGAACGGGATATTGAATTTTCCCGAGGATTTTGGAACCAACTGGAAAATATTGTTTAGCCATCCGCTTGACTTTACAGCTGTGTGTACTTCAGAATTATGTGGTTTGGCCCGCAACCAGGAAAAGCTGGATGAACTGGGCGTTAAAGTGGCCGTGGTTTCTATTGATGAAGTGGAACGACATTTACTCTGGAAAGAGTTTATGGAACGTGTGTTAAAAGAAGAAAATAACCCTACTAAAATTGAATATCCGATTGTTGCCGATCTTTCAGGAGAGATTTCGAAGAAATACGGTATGTTGCATCACTCAGCAAACGATAAAAGAGATGTAAGAGGAGTATTTATAATCGACCCTGAAAATACAATACAGGCCATTTCGTTTTATCCCATGAGTGTGGGTAGAAATATGGATGAAATTATTAGAACTGTGGAAGCACTTCAGTTAACACAGAGCGAAAATGTGCTTACACCGCTAAACTGGCAACCTGGCGACGATGTTCTTGTTCCGCACAAACCATACACATCTGACGAATTGGAAATGAATCCGGAACTTAAAGAGAAGTATTACAATAAAGGTGAATACATGTGGTTTAAAAAGATGAAGAAAAAATAA
- a CDS encoding response regulator transcription factor: MQKTKITIVDDHKIFRDGLIMLLSNFDFVTVIGQAANGEEFLEIIEDETPDIVLMDINMPKMNGIEATKQAMKKYPEIKIIALTSFADDEYIEQMISAGVEGYMLKRSDIEDFEKAIMKVAAGGSYFSSEIIKVISRNLYKDKERKSGEQLLSQFTAREKEILNLICKGLNNEQIAELIHLSPKTIEKHKSNLFQKTETFNTVNLVIYAFKNQLISL, translated from the coding sequence ATGCAAAAAACAAAGATTACAATTGTTGATGATCATAAAATTTTCAGAGATGGTTTGATAATGCTGCTAAGCAATTTCGACTTTGTAACGGTTATCGGACAGGCAGCAAATGGCGAAGAATTCCTGGAAATTATTGAAGATGAAACACCTGACATTGTTTTAATGGATATTAATATGCCTAAGATGAACGGTATTGAGGCGACCAAACAAGCCATGAAAAAGTACCCCGAGATAAAAATAATTGCTCTTACGTCATTCGCTGATGATGAATATATTGAGCAGATGATATCAGCCGGAGTTGAAGGATACATGCTCAAACGCTCGGATATTGAAGATTTTGAAAAAGCCATAATGAAAGTGGCCGCAGGCGGTAGCTACTTTTCATCGGAAATCATAAAAGTAATTTCGCGCAATTTGTATAAAGACAAAGAACGCAAATCGGGAGAGCAGTTACTTTCGCAATTTACAGCACGTGAAAAAGAGATTCTGAACCTGATTTGTAAAGGACTAAACAACGAACAAATTGCCGAGCTCATTCATTTAAGCCCCAAAACCATAGAAAAACACAAAAGTAATCTCTTCCAGAAAACGGAGACTTTTAACACCGTTAACCTGGTGATTTATGCTTTTAAAAATCAGCTGATTTCACTATAA
- a CDS encoding alpha/beta hydrolase-fold protein, with amino-acid sequence MKQLLFSLFLVLYSFSLSAQQDLFNENPIVSPQINADNSVTFQVKAPEAESVSVSGSLDAEKAFAPITYEMQKGDDGVWSFTTPVLPSEFYRYHFIIDGARSTDPGNAFAIRDVGNLSSVFIIGGGQADLYKVQNVPHGTVAFRWYDSPGNDKMRRLAVYTPAGYEKSSEKYPVLYLLHGVGGDEEAWTGSGRAADIMDNLIAQGKVKPMIVVMTNGNVSQEAAPGKGSDGFVKPTFMLTHTMDGKFEETFIDVMSFIEANYRTIEKKEGRAIAGLSMGGFHTANISMYYPNTFDYVGLFSSALGVRPGGGNTTSPVYQNQDEKLKQQMENGYKLYWMGMGVDDMPMIFNGNKEFRNKMDDMGMKYEYLETEGGHTWNNWRNYLAVFTQKLFK; translated from the coding sequence ATGAAACAACTCTTATTTTCTTTATTCTTGGTATTGTACTCTTTTTCATTGAGTGCACAGCAGGATCTCTTTAACGAAAATCCAATTGTTTCGCCGCAAATTAATGCCGATAATTCGGTTACTTTTCAGGTGAAAGCACCTGAAGCTGAATCGGTAAGTGTTTCGGGAAGTTTGGATGCCGAGAAAGCTTTTGCACCTATTACCTACGAAATGCAAAAAGGTGATGATGGTGTGTGGAGTTTTACCACACCCGTTTTGCCATCGGAATTTTACCGCTATCATTTTATCATCGACGGAGCACGCTCAACTGATCCGGGCAATGCGTTTGCCATTCGCGACGTGGGTAACCTGTCGAGCGTATTTATTATTGGTGGTGGTCAGGCCGATCTTTACAAGGTGCAAAATGTGCCTCACGGCACCGTTGCTTTCCGTTGGTACGATTCGCCCGGAAATGACAAAATGCGTCGTTTGGCGGTGTATACACCTGCAGGATATGAAAAAAGTTCGGAGAAATATCCGGTGTTGTATTTGCTACATGGGGTTGGCGGCGACGAAGAAGCGTGGACCGGTTCGGGAAGAGCTGCCGATATTATGGATAACCTGATCGCTCAGGGAAAAGTAAAACCAATGATCGTAGTGATGACCAATGGAAATGTTTCGCAGGAAGCCGCTCCCGGAAAAGGCAGCGACGGATTTGTGAAACCTACTTTTATGCTTACGCATACGATGGATGGCAAGTTCGAAGAAACATTTATCGATGTGATGAGTTTTATTGAGGCGAATTACCGCACCATTGAAAAGAAAGAGGGGCGGGCCATTGCAGGTTTGTCAATGGGTGGTTTTCACACAGCGAATATTTCGATGTACTATCCAAATACCTTCGATTATGTAGGTTTATTCTCTTCAGCTTTAGGTGTTCGCCCAGGCGGTGGTAACACTACTTCTCCGGTTTACCAAAACCAGGATGAAAAGCTTAAACAACAAATGGAAAATGGATATAAATTGTACTGGATGGGAATGGGCGTTGACGATATGCCGATGATCTTTAACGGAAATAAAGAATTCAGAAATAAGATGGATGACATGGGGATGAAATACGAATACCTTGAAACCGAAGGTGGACATACCTGGAATAACTGGCGCAATTACCTGGCTGTATTTACTCAAAAGTTATTTAAGTAG
- a CDS encoding MBL fold metallo-hydrolase codes for MKKTIGILVTLVLLITLTTMITIRQKKFGQTPRGERLERIKNSPNYRDGEFQNLSKTTTITSDKSRFQVMKDFMFREKTRVTPESEIPVIKTDIKALNPKEDVLLWFGHSSYFIGMNGKTFLIDPVFSDYASPFSFINKIFKGTNVYQSEDLPAIDYLIITHDHWDHLDYKTVMNLKPQIAHLISSLGVGQHFEYWGFDPSIITELDWYEGTELDNGWQLTATPARHFSGRGLKGNQTFWSSFVLKTPDYKLFLGGDGGYDTHFAEIGKKFGPFDLAILEQGQYDQNWNLIHTMPDQVFTVAKDLQAKKILPVHNSKFALANHPWDEPLNKITENHADLGIPVLTPKIGEPVFLKDSTQTFDKWWTELN; via the coding sequence ATGAAGAAAACAATAGGAATACTGGTAACACTCGTTTTATTAATTACTTTAACAACCATGATTACAATTCGACAGAAAAAATTTGGTCAAACACCGCGCGGAGAGCGGTTAGAACGTATAAAAAACTCGCCCAATTACAGAGATGGAGAATTTCAAAATCTTAGTAAAACCACAACTATCACTTCCGACAAAAGCCGTTTTCAGGTGATGAAGGATTTTATGTTCCGGGAGAAAACCCGGGTAACGCCCGAAAGCGAAATTCCTGTAATTAAAACCGACATAAAAGCACTAAACCCTAAAGAGGATGTATTGCTTTGGTTTGGTCATTCATCGTATTTTATTGGGATGAACGGGAAAACATTTCTGATTGATCCCGTATTTAGCGATTATGCCTCTCCATTTTCATTCATCAATAAAATTTTTAAAGGCACCAATGTTTATCAGTCCGAAGATTTACCGGCAATAGATTATCTGATCATTACGCATGACCACTGGGATCACCTGGATTATAAAACCGTAATGAATTTAAAGCCCCAAATTGCCCATTTAATTAGCAGTTTGGGCGTTGGGCAGCATTTTGAATACTGGGGATTCGATCCTTCAATAATTACAGAATTGGATTGGTATGAAGGAACAGAATTGGATAATGGCTGGCAATTGACAGCTACACCGGCCCGCCACTTTTCAGGACGGGGATTGAAAGGAAACCAAACTTTCTGGTCCTCTTTTGTGTTAAAAACGCCCGATTACAAGTTGTTTTTAGGTGGCGATGGGGGATACGATACCCACTTTGCAGAAATTGGTAAAAAATTCGGGCCTTTTGATCTGGCAATCCTGGAGCAGGGACAATACGACCAAAACTGGAATCTTATTCATACAATGCCCGACCAGGTATTTACTGTTGCAAAAGATCTTCAGGCGAAGAAGATATTGCCGGTTCACAACTCAAAGTTTGCTCTGGCCAATCACCCTTGGGACGAACCTCTGAATAAAATAACAGAAAACCATGCTGATTTGGGCATTCCGGTATTGACGCCAAAAATTGGCGAGCCGGTATTTCTGAAAGACAGCACACAAACTTTTGATAAATGGTGGACAGAACTGAATTGA
- a CDS encoding DUF4270 family protein: MKKKAIIGLIAWLFLLSCHDDESLMVSLGDNYINNQTNVALIDSIQVNLSTIKLDSIPTSEGDYLLCGSYYDKELGNIDATAYAQIGMPSADIDDDEIFDSIVIYMNYSGMSYGDTLLPQTINVHRVRDDIEPGDDYDDEPYLYNTTNFNYDEAPLGSKTIVPKPNIHDTLSIRLNDELGLEFLSYLRDEDDEFEYLSDFLDYFQGVVLVPGNENNSILSFEADSSFQIRLYTHQVELTKINNRYTFKFDGTAHNHFNHVENDASELALAQAITQREDIASGLLDNQAFLSASLGYTTRASFPGISKILEVDLKNLLYKAELVLKPMPGTYNNLESNLPEELILYYTDEKNNVLSNITDDDGYSISASFYFDEFYNEYTQYVFDVTEYVYSELSDGYVDPEDGLLIMLPETEYGGTLDNIVFDARSLSQYRPTLNLYYVFYE, encoded by the coding sequence ATGAAGAAAAAAGCTATTATTGGGCTAATTGCCTGGTTGTTTTTATTGTCGTGTCACGATGACGAATCGCTGATGGTTTCGCTTGGCGACAACTATATAAATAACCAAACAAATGTGGCACTTATTGATTCTATACAGGTAAATCTATCAACCATTAAATTAGATTCGATCCCAACATCAGAAGGCGATTACCTGCTTTGCGGAAGTTACTACGATAAAGAATTAGGGAATATTGATGCCACTGCCTATGCACAAATTGGAATGCCATCGGCAGATATTGATGACGATGAAATATTCGACTCAATAGTTATTTATATGAACTACAGCGGAATGTCGTATGGCGATACTTTATTGCCGCAAACTATTAATGTACACCGGGTGCGCGATGATATTGAGCCGGGTGACGACTACGACGACGAACCCTATTTATACAACACCACAAACTTTAACTATGATGAAGCCCCATTAGGATCAAAAACCATAGTTCCAAAACCTAATATCCATGATACTCTTTCAATTAGGCTAAACGACGAATTGGGACTGGAATTCCTCTCCTATTTGCGTGACGAAGATGACGAGTTTGAATACCTTTCCGATTTTCTCGATTATTTTCAGGGAGTGGTTCTTGTTCCCGGTAACGAGAACAATTCAATATTGAGTTTTGAAGCTGACTCTTCATTTCAAATCAGGCTATATACGCACCAGGTTGAGCTTACCAAAATCAATAATCGTTATACCTTTAAATTTGATGGAACGGCACACAACCACTTTAATCATGTTGAAAACGATGCCTCAGAATTAGCGTTAGCACAGGCAATTACGCAACGCGAAGATATTGCTTCCGGGTTACTTGACAACCAGGCTTTTTTAAGTGCTAGTTTAGGATATACAACCCGCGCCAGCTTTCCGGGAATTAGTAAAATTCTTGAAGTTGATTTGAAAAACCTTCTTTATAAAGCTGAACTGGTGCTAAAACCCATGCCTGGCACTTATAATAATTTGGAATCAAATCTTCCGGAAGAGTTGATACTTTATTACACCGATGAAAAAAATAACGTCCTCAGCAACATTACAGACGATGACGGCTACTCGATATCCGCGAGCTTTTATTTTGATGAATTCTACAACGAATATACTCAGTATGTTTTTGATGTAACCGAATACGTTTACAGCGAGCTTAGCGATGGATATGTTGATCCCGAGGATGGATTGCTAATTATGCTTCCGGAAACAGAGTATGGTGGCACTCTGGATAATATTGTATTTGATGCGCGAAGTTTATCGCAATACCGACCAACACTCAACTTGTATTATGTTTTTTACGAATAG